From Seriola aureovittata isolate HTS-2021-v1 ecotype China chromosome 16, ASM2101889v1, whole genome shotgun sequence, one genomic window encodes:
- the si:ch211-288g17.3 gene encoding chromosomal protein D1 isoform X2 codes for MAETEQGDGVSNEGESSVDMSSSNPIKRGRGRPQGSKKLKVCVTDVNLMELVSGISNGGSTQPQRGRGRPKHTVQDGSGDVHSDNSVQTHRGKGRPKGSKKEASNEGNPVTDHSPKKRGRPKKSVSTPEKVAAEDLPNGGSNTPKMGRGRPKGSTKRKSESLSSGEEDEGRSVKPRRRGRPKGSPNKKPRLKEEVSSEGEAEADGSPPKRESGWLRKVEANTSETLTQDTSNGISNMPRRGRGRPRKSFEQKKKKQKLLTDGSQHGKRGRGRPKGSLNKMRPAFKLVQYGTASRPRRVHVSPPKEKPARPKQPAKRGRPRKYPLPAPEDRKKKPKVWKPLGRPRKYPRVDPPEGAPPAPHRRPGRPRKSDSKRGAHLRKNWDTTPSSPRNPNDGPPRKRGRPPSAAGSGDVTPRKRGRPKGSVNKNKASSETQLDSALPNHSKVKSESSVVEVKFEGEPVEEEEEHDVQTIPTADDTEETLIEQDASLGVGNQA; via the coding sequence ATGGCTGAGACAGAACAAGGAGATGGTGTGAGCAATGAGGGGGAGTCTAGTGTAGACATGTCCAGCAGCAATCCAATTAAAAGAGGAAGGGGGCGACCACAAGGTTCAAAAAAGCTGAAGGTTTGTGTAACAGACGTTAACTTAATGGAGCTGGTTTCAGGCATTTCCAATGGTGGGTCCACACAGccccagagaggaagagggcgtccaaaacacacagtgcaggACGGGTCAGGAGATGTCCATTCTGATAATTCTGTGCAAACACATAGGGGTAAAGGGAGGCCGAAAGGGTCTAAGAAAGAGGCCAGTAATGAAGGCAATCCTGTGACAGACCATTCTCCTAAAAAAAGAGGCAGGCCAAAAAAGTCTGTCAGTACCCCAGAGAAGGTTGCTGCTGAAGATTTGCCAAACGGTGGCTCTAATACTCCTAAAATGGGAAGGGGTCGTCCAAAAGGATCCACAAAGCGCAAATCAGAAAGTTTGTCAAGTGGTGAAGAAGATGAAGGTAGGTCTGTAAAACCCAGGAGAAGAGGTCGACCAAAGGGCTCTCCTAATAAGAAACCCAGACTGAAGGAAGAGGTGAGCAGTGAGGGGGAAGCAGAAGCTGATGGAAGCCCGCCAAAAAGGGAGAGCGGTTGGCTCAGAAAGGTGGAGGCAAATACCAGCGAGACGTTGACACAAGATACATCAAATGGCATCTCAAACATGCCtcggagagggaggggaagaccaagaaaaagttttgaacagaagaaaaaaaaacaaaaactgctcACAGATGGCTCCCAGCATGGTAAGAGGGGAAGAGGTCGACCCAAAGGTTCTTTAAACAAGATGCGCCCTGCATTTAAGTTGGTACAGTACGGCACAGCAAGCCGGCCTCGGAGAGTACATGTCTCACCCCCAAAAGAGAAGCCTGCTCGACCAAAACAGCCAGCCAAAAGGGGAAGGCCAAGGAAGTATCCTCTGCCAGCACCTGAGGATCGGAAAAAGAAGCCGAAAGTATGGAAGCCGCTTGGACGGCCAAGGAAATACCCACGTGTTGATCCACCAGAGGGAGCTCCACCAGCCCCTCACAGAAGGCCTGGTCGGCCTCGCAAGTCTGATTCTAAGAGAGGCGCACACTTACGCAAGAATTGGGATACCACTCCATCCTCACCTCGCAACCCCAATGATGGACCCCCAAGAAAAAGAGGCCGCCCCCCAAGTGCTGCAGGAAGTGGAGATGTCACACCACGGAAAAGAGGCCGCCCTAAAGGTTCtgtcaacaaaaataaagcCAGTAGTGAAACGCAGCTCGACAGCGCACTCCCAAACCATTCAAAAGTAAAGAGCGAGTCATCTGTGGTTGAGGTGAAATTTGAAGGAGAGCCggtagaagaagaggaggagcatgATGTGCAGACGATACCCACCGCCGATGATACTGAAGAAACGTTGATTGAACAGGATGCAAGCTTGGGAGTTGGTAACCAGGCTTGA
- the si:ch211-288g17.3 gene encoding chromosomal protein D1 isoform X1, with translation MDLCKCVTGPNLTEVVQAEGSGTEEEIRMAETEQGDGVSNEGESSVDMSSSNPIKRGRGRPQGSKKLKVCVTDVNLMELVSGISNGGSTQPQRGRGRPKHTVQDGSGDVHSDNSVQTHRGKGRPKGSKKEASNEGNPVTDHSPKKRGRPKKSVSTPEKVAAEDLPNGGSNTPKMGRGRPKGSTKRKSESLSSGEEDEGRSVKPRRRGRPKGSPNKKPRLKEEVSSEGEAEADGSPPKRESGWLRKVEANTSETLTQDTSNGISNMPRRGRGRPRKSFEQKKKKQKLLTDGSQHGKRGRGRPKGSLNKMRPAFKLVQYGTASRPRRVHVSPPKEKPARPKQPAKRGRPRKYPLPAPEDRKKKPKVWKPLGRPRKYPRVDPPEGAPPAPHRRPGRPRKSDSKRGAHLRKNWDTTPSSPRNPNDGPPRKRGRPPSAAGSGDVTPRKRGRPKGSVNKNKASSETQLDSALPNHSKVKSESSVVEVKFEGEPVEEEEEHDVQTIPTADDTEETLIEQDASLGVGNQA, from the coding sequence AGGATGGCTGAGACAGAACAAGGAGATGGTGTGAGCAATGAGGGGGAGTCTAGTGTAGACATGTCCAGCAGCAATCCAATTAAAAGAGGAAGGGGGCGACCACAAGGTTCAAAAAAGCTGAAGGTTTGTGTAACAGACGTTAACTTAATGGAGCTGGTTTCAGGCATTTCCAATGGTGGGTCCACACAGccccagagaggaagagggcgtccaaaacacacagtgcaggACGGGTCAGGAGATGTCCATTCTGATAATTCTGTGCAAACACATAGGGGTAAAGGGAGGCCGAAAGGGTCTAAGAAAGAGGCCAGTAATGAAGGCAATCCTGTGACAGACCATTCTCCTAAAAAAAGAGGCAGGCCAAAAAAGTCTGTCAGTACCCCAGAGAAGGTTGCTGCTGAAGATTTGCCAAACGGTGGCTCTAATACTCCTAAAATGGGAAGGGGTCGTCCAAAAGGATCCACAAAGCGCAAATCAGAAAGTTTGTCAAGTGGTGAAGAAGATGAAGGTAGGTCTGTAAAACCCAGGAGAAGAGGTCGACCAAAGGGCTCTCCTAATAAGAAACCCAGACTGAAGGAAGAGGTGAGCAGTGAGGGGGAAGCAGAAGCTGATGGAAGCCCGCCAAAAAGGGAGAGCGGTTGGCTCAGAAAGGTGGAGGCAAATACCAGCGAGACGTTGACACAAGATACATCAAATGGCATCTCAAACATGCCtcggagagggaggggaagaccaagaaaaagttttgaacagaagaaaaaaaaacaaaaactgctcACAGATGGCTCCCAGCATGGTAAGAGGGGAAGAGGTCGACCCAAAGGTTCTTTAAACAAGATGCGCCCTGCATTTAAGTTGGTACAGTACGGCACAGCAAGCCGGCCTCGGAGAGTACATGTCTCACCCCCAAAAGAGAAGCCTGCTCGACCAAAACAGCCAGCCAAAAGGGGAAGGCCAAGGAAGTATCCTCTGCCAGCACCTGAGGATCGGAAAAAGAAGCCGAAAGTATGGAAGCCGCTTGGACGGCCAAGGAAATACCCACGTGTTGATCCACCAGAGGGAGCTCCACCAGCCCCTCACAGAAGGCCTGGTCGGCCTCGCAAGTCTGATTCTAAGAGAGGCGCACACTTACGCAAGAATTGGGATACCACTCCATCCTCACCTCGCAACCCCAATGATGGACCCCCAAGAAAAAGAGGCCGCCCCCCAAGTGCTGCAGGAAGTGGAGATGTCACACCACGGAAAAGAGGCCGCCCTAAAGGTTCtgtcaacaaaaataaagcCAGTAGTGAAACGCAGCTCGACAGCGCACTCCCAAACCATTCAAAAGTAAAGAGCGAGTCATCTGTGGTTGAGGTGAAATTTGAAGGAGAGCCggtagaagaagaggaggagcatgATGTGCAGACGATACCCACCGCCGATGATACTGAAGAAACGTTGATTGAACAGGATGCAAGCTTGGGAGTTGGTAACCAGGCTTGA